In Zygosaccharomyces rouxii strain CBS732 chromosome F complete sequence, a single window of DNA contains:
- the CSM3 gene encoding Csm3p (some similarities with uniprot|Q04659 Saccharomyces cerevisiae YMR048W CSM3 Protein required for accurate chromosome segregation during meiosis): MEDPMLMGLDPGNESADFNGNDNDRLDPIGPSNDDPTMADPTMAEALTKTRRVQPKLTSDILLSRRGLPYLVKNGPKRLRISTSRNKPYDNLSQIVQFYQLWAHELYPRAKFKDFIKLCQNMKNDKAVREYRTELCLREMNPSRYTSLHGDHDEDDDIYQESSIREPPATEKEPKQHDESVPSAETGAQQEEQDVLDTQEPPLDTQEPPLETRDEDMQEDEDAMEVMKELGF; encoded by the coding sequence ATGGAGGATCCAATGCTTATGGGGCTAGATCCCGGTAATGAATCAGCAGATTTCAATGGAAATGACAATGACAGATTGGATCCAATAGGGCCCAGCAACGACGACCCAACTATGGCAGATCCTACAATGGCAGAGGCACTTACCAAAACAAGACGTGTACAACCGAAACTAACCTCAGATATACTTTTGAGTAGAAGGGGTTTGCCATATCTAGTCAAGAACGGCCCTAAAAGACTTAGAATCTCAACTAGCAGAAATAAGCCTTACGACAACTTGTCACAGATTGTTCAGTTTTATCAGTTATGGGCACATGAACTATATCCAAGGgcaaaatttaaagattttataAAGCTTTGtcaaaatatgaaaaatgataaagCAGTCAGAGAATACAGGACTGAACTATGTTTAAGGGAGATGAATCCTTCCAGATATACGTCACTACATGGGGATcatgatgaggatgatgatatttATCAAGAATCATCGATAAGAGAGCCGCCCGCAACCGAAAAGGAACCCAAGCAGCACGATGAAAGTGTTCCTAGTGCTGAGACTGGTGCTCAGCAAGAAGAGCAGGATGTTCTAGATACACAGGAACCGCCTCTGGATACACAGGAACCGCCTCTTGAAACACGGGATGAAGATATGCAGGAGGACGAAGACGCTATGGAAGtaatgaaagaattgggtttttaa